ttgtttcaaaatcaataacCAAGTTacgattttaaaattttcatttcttttaggCAGACCTTTATAAGCGGCAATGTTGCTGAAATCGTGATCGAGGAAATGAGCAAAATGGACAAAGAGCATCGACAGTCTAGGCTCATCATATTGATTGGTTGCGTTTTGCATGCAAATGCTGACTTGACGTCCGGGCGGATGAATTCCGGTCGGGAAAGACGGTTTGGGCTTAGAGAATCCGTCTTCGTACTCGGCTGGCAACATGCGCCGAAAGGGCTGCAGGGCAGATCCCCATTGTGGGTGCTGTAAATTATTACAGATACCATCCATCCAGCGGTATTTATCTTTTGCGGAGCATTTAAATCCGCCGAACGGCGAATGCCCTTCGCCACACTGTGGCCATTGTTCCTGCAAGAAACGCCAGCCGGATTTTTGAAGAGTTTCCAGTTCGATCTGATGGTCTTTGAGGCAACGCAGAGTGGCTTCGGCCATGACACCCGATTGGATCCAGTCCACTGATTCCTCGTTCAGGGCCGTCGACATTTGGTGGTAGAAAGCCGGACCTTTAGGCTCCACTAGAGTCTTTTCCATCGCCTTTCGGCGGTTCACTTCATTCCGACCTTCTGTGTTGCATTCCTTCAGCAAGTCCATGTCTACAGTTGGAGTGGGTGTCTCCCAAGAAGCCATATCTTTTCCTTTGAATTCTCTTGAACGACCTGAGCAACAACACATTTGTTTAACGAGGTAAAAAAGATAGCACACATTTTCAGTTttagaaaattagaaaattaaaaaattaaaaaattaccttttttaaTAGGGAAGGAGACTTGCAAAAGCGAATGCTCCACGTTTAGGTCAAGCGGCGTGACATCCGTGGGTAGAGGGCCGTCATCAGCTGAATCATTGTCGACAACAAATAGAAAGACAGTGGCAACTATCAAGCTGGTGGCTACCCTATaatagaacaagaaaaaaaagggaatcaaaCATTGGTAATTATTAAGTCATTTAGAATTATTAACTCACAAGACAACGCTGAAAGTAGCTAATTTGCAATTACGACGGCTGGCCAGGTTCTTTTTCATGCGATTGTAGTGGTTGTAGGTGGGTGTCGTTTCTTCTGTATAACCGCACAACGGATCCAGCTCAGACATGGTGGCTGGCTCTTGATGTTTAGCgaaaacgattaaaatgatTGAACCGGCGAATTTTCAGTAACAGCTATTTCGATAGAACGAATGCGCATCAATTCTGTTGGCCAACTGGCCTGTCTGACGGCCAAATGAAACCTTTTCATGGGTGAAACGAAGCAGAACCGGATACCAACAAGGAATTATAAGTCTACCTTCctgtctttttgtttcatccgTCTACCTTTCCTAATGGGATGAAGCCCGTCGCGTGTAAATAGACACAGTGAGCTATGGCAAAAGACAGGGAGTAGAAGCGTAAACGTAACCTATCCTGATTCTTTACACTCACTCTTCTTATGTTTCCGTGCCTTTTGGCATACTCAACGAGGAAATGAAGTGTCACAAATTCTagaatattgaaattttattatGTAATGTTTTTATCCGAAAtttacaaaaaggaaaacaaaatgatattCATCACTCGTGtgaaaaatggagaaattaaaaatgatatAACTTGTTGTGCAAAATAAGACGTAAAATGTGCTCAGGGAGGGGCTAAGATAAGCTACAACTGTTGCTAGAAGAAGACGGTGTTGCGTTTGCAGTAGGGGTTGGTGCCTGTTCACCCCTTTGCAGGGCGAGGGCCAACATCCGGTCGGCTTCCTCTTGCTGGTTAGCGGTAAGAGGGGTCTGATCTTGCAATGACGCTTGCATAGCCCGTGCTAGAGCTTCGTCTTCACtctattaaaataaatttaaaaaaaaccaaaaactttCCTACATGTCTCTTTTGAAAGGATTATCAAATCAATAACGTACTAGATTTCCTTGAACAGTCGCAACAGCAAACGCTCTGGGGAGATTAGTAGTACGAGCAACATTCGCGCTGACATTATTGCTAGTGTTGTGCGGTTTAGAAGGGCCGCTTCGTTTTGTGAAAATACCCGAACCGCTGGCAGCGCGGGCTAAAGCAGCTTCTCTACATTCCAAGAAATGGGAACATTAGTAATGAAATATGAAgcaaaaatgcaaaacaaatatCACCTGGCTCTGTCAGCAGGGTTATTTCCTTTGCAGTTATGGTCGATGGCATGCCTGTGCctcaaacaaaaattcattttacaCTGGTCACACACCACTGGAatcacttctttctttttgcagcCTTTTAAAGTACAATGATTTCCAAAAACCTAAGATTtgagtaaataaaaataaatcattaaGATATTCAtgggaaaaaatgaatttctttacAAAACATGAACTACCTTTCTCTTCTGTTTCGCAGGGTCTGATTGACAATCACGATCAATGTGATCACTAACTGCAATATCTGGAGCTTCTCCTCTCTTCCATGGTACAGGTTGGTTGCATAAAGGGCAGACTGGCACCTGGATATCTTTTTTGTATGACGACTGACATTTATGCAATTCATATCTGATATGGTCTTTGCTGCAATGAACcaaatacaatttatttttttcatgtggTGTTAAACATTAAACACAATAAACTTACCAGAATGTTTGTTCACAAGCATCACATTGCATAGGCAAAAAATCtaccaagaaaacaaagtaaGGTTATCTATTTGTATGTTGTATAAGAATGCTTTTTAAACATGCAAGAAAAAGTATGTCACAGCTATGTACCTAACTGATTACAAGTTTTCTCTGAACAGTGTTTTCCTAAATGAGGAAATTCCATGGTTCTTGATGACAACCAACAGGATCACTGATCGGAGACGTATGAGATATTCACGGCTTTCTTTACAGTCTATATACTCCGACAGTTTCACAATTCTCTGTTCAAACTTGAACAATCTAGAGAAGTCCGAATCGTGAcgcatcaataaaaatacatatTCATTTGTTGCACTGAAA
This genomic stretch from Daphnia carinata strain CSIRO-1 chromosome 4, CSIRO_AGI_Dcar_HiC_V3, whole genome shotgun sequence harbors:
- the LOC130694439 gene encoding AN1-type zinc finger protein 2A-like, with translation MEFPHLGKHCSEKTCNQLDFLPMQCDACEQTFCKDHIRYELHKCQSSYKKDIQVPVCPLCNQPVPWKRGEAPDIAVSDHIDRDCQSDPAKQKRKVFGNHCTLKGCKKKEVIPVVCDQCKMNFCLRHRHAIDHNCKGNNPADRAREAALARAASGSGIFTKRSGPSKPHNTSNNVSANVARTTNLPRAFAVATVQGNLSEDEALARAMQASLQDQTPLTANQQEEADRMLALALQRGEQAPTPTANATPSSSSNSCSLS